The Reichenbachiella carrageenanivorans region CTGAACCATCTTCTACCAGTATGATTTCGAAAGGCTTGGTGGTCTGAAGTTGCAGACTGTCTAGCATTTCGCGCATTTCGTCTGGGCGATTAAAAACAGGTATGATAATGGAATATTTGGGATGGCTCATGAGGATGCTGTACTTCCCTGCAATGATAAGCTTTTGAGATTATTTATCCTTCTACGCTTTAGAATGCGATCTATATTTTTTGAAATTTATATTGCGCGATGTTTTGACCACTATAGATCTGTAGCACGTAGATGCCTGCATTGAGGTTGGATATGTTGATGCCGTTTGTGTCGGATGCCTGAACAAGACCTTCTCTTAATATTTCACCTGACAAGTTGAATATCGCATAAACGACTGACCCAAGCGACAAGGTATTGATGAAGAGATCAGTAGTGGCGGGATTTGGGTAGATGGAGAAGCGAGGTAGCTCCTCGGCCACGTGCGTAATGACCAACTGGTCTGATTTGACAGAGCATCCAGCTTGTGAGGTGCCTGTCACGTGATACACACCGCCACCTTGATAAGCCAAGGCATCTGTAGTGGCATCATCGATAGCTAGGCCATCTTTATACCATTGGAGATCGGATAGCTCAGTGCTAACGACGAAATTCCCATTGGGGTCTGTTGTGATTTGTAAACTATTGTTTGATGTTTGAATCTCAAAGGTATTGACACTTACCAAATCTTCTGCTTCTTTGATGTACAAGGAATACTCACCTTCCGGCAAATTTTGTATTAAGTTAGACGTTTGATAATTCTGACCATCTGCGCTGTAGGTTAGCGCACCTGTTGCTGAGGCTAATACTTCTACCGATCCGTTTGTAGAGGTAGATGAGCAATAGGTGATGATATCTTGAATTTCCAGATCTGTGTCTACTACTTCTAATTGGATCTCATCCAGATAGAGGTTGTTGCCATAGCCATTGATAGATTTGAATGCTACTTTAGCATGATCCCAAGAGGCATCGAAAGTGAATAGTATTTGATCATTTTCCCACTCTGAGCTTTTGGGTACGAAGCTCGAAGACTTGGGCAAGGTCGTAGCGAGCTCTTTGTGAGTCCAAGCATAGAGTACTTCCCATTCGTCCGAACAGGACTCGGCTGTTACAATAGCCAAGCTATCTTTGTAATCCACATCATAATAGGCGTATGCTCGGTCGAACGACAATCGGTAGGTTTTGTCTTTGGTTATGGATAGGTCGTCTAAGATAAGATAATCTTCCTCCCCGGTTTTATTGTAGTTAGCAAAATCCATCAGTATGGAGTGGCTGCCAGTGCTGGATGCTACACTAGTCACCTGAAAAGTATAGCCACCATCATTGTTTTGTATAGAAAAAACAGTCTCATCGCTGAGCTCAAAGCCTGTGGTCAGGGATAAGGCTGGCTCTTTCTCACTACGGCTTACGACTTCTATCAGCTCGGTGATGGTTTTGGTGTCTGTGTTGTCATCTTCGTCGGTGATGGTGAGCGTCACATTGTAATGGCCTGCAGTGGCATAGGTGACTTTAGGGTTGGGTACATCTGATGTCTGGGGCGTCCCTCCTGGAAACTGCCACGACCAGCTACTCGCTGCAATGGATTTGTCTGTGAATGACGTACTACTTCCTTCGCAGACCAAAGAGCTACTTACTTTGAAATTAGCATCTAGCGGTTCGGAGAGTAAATATTGTCTAGCTGTGGCATAAGTATTGGCTATGGTGGTGTATTGATCGTCACTAAACTGAGTTCTGCATTGTTTTAGCGAATAGGACATGATGTTTCTTGTATCAGGCGAATAGGCTTGAGCGTTGGCATCTAGCGCAGTGCCAGTATAGTTGCAGCTGTTGTCCACCGCGTCACTTAGGTTGGGGTCAGCGGGCGTGTCGCAAATTCTGTCACCTGCCGTTGTACAGTTGGATCCATCTACCAATTCATCAGAGCTGCCATCATTGGAGATGCCGTGTGTGTGATATAAGTCGAAAAAGTGCCCGAGCTCATGTGGTAGTGTACTGCCATTGATGGCGCATATATTAGCCATTAAAATACGATCAGGTCCACCAGAAAAGTGTGCATAGCCGCAGTAGGTATTGTCACCGCTAGAAACAGAATTTGTAAAATAAATATTGATCGTATTTTCAATATCATTGGCGATCCCTAAATAATATTCGTCGGATTGTTGAAAATCATAATAGCGATCGTCGTCTATATAATGGATGTTTCCAATGATATAAAACTGCATATTAGCCTTGGCATAGAAGACATTGACATTATCCAAAGCCTCCATCAGATCCACTTGAGAAAGGCCTTCTGTGCCTGTAGTATTTCGAATGATATGTGCTGATATGGCTACCATTTGTATCTCTGTAGATAAGGACCGTTGACTCATGCGTGTTCGTTGATCGATTTGCTGCATTTGCTTTTGGGTAGGCGTGGCACCACAGGGGATCAGGTCTTGTGCTTTGGTGGTCAAGATGGTTAGTAGTAGCCCCGTGATTAGCGAAAGTAATTTCATATGTTATGTTTTAAGTCAACCTGGCAGCCAACCAACCGACGCTTGGTTGATTAATACCTGATAGGTGTTGGTTTGGTTAAAGTCTA contains the following coding sequences:
- a CDS encoding T9SS type A sorting domain-containing protein, with protein sequence MKLLSLITGLLLTILTTKAQDLIPCGATPTQKQMQQIDQRTRMSQRSLSTEIQMVAISAHIIRNTTGTEGLSQVDLMEALDNVNVFYAKANMQFYIIGNIHYIDDDRYYDFQQSDEYYLGIANDIENTINIYFTNSVSSGDNTYCGYAHFSGGPDRILMANICAINGSTLPHELGHFFDLYHTHGISNDGSSDELVDGSNCTTAGDRICDTPADPNLSDAVDNSCNYTGTALDANAQAYSPDTRNIMSYSLKQCRTQFSDDQYTTIANTYATARQYLLSEPLDANFKVSSSLVCEGSSTSFTDKSIAASSWSWQFPGGTPQTSDVPNPKVTYATAGHYNVTLTITDEDDNTDTKTITELIEVVSRSEKEPALSLTTGFELSDETVFSIQNNDGGYTFQVTSVASSTGSHSILMDFANYNKTGEEDYLILDDLSITKDKTYRLSFDRAYAYYDVDYKDSLAIVTAESCSDEWEVLYAWTHKELATTLPKSSSFVPKSSEWENDQILFTFDASWDHAKVAFKSINGYGNNLYLDEIQLEVVDTDLEIQDIITYCSSTSTNGSVEVLASATGALTYSADGQNYQTSNLIQNLPEGEYSLYIKEAEDLVSVNTFEIQTSNNSLQITTDPNGNFVVSTELSDLQWYKDGLAIDDATTDALAYQGGGVYHVTGTSQAGCSVKSDQLVITHVAEELPRFSIYPNPATTDLFINTLSLGSVVYAIFNLSGEILREGLVQASDTNGINISNLNAGIYVLQIYSGQNIAQYKFQKI